In one Alnus glutinosa chromosome 14, dhAlnGlut1.1, whole genome shotgun sequence genomic region, the following are encoded:
- the LOC133856558 gene encoding UDP-glucuronate:xylan alpha-glucuronosyltransferase 1 → MRGAMGTSPGAVEARHRLSASIEDVYKKRLQKNKAKPFQISIQDRSSRCKFPLLKLVLLVVLSGTFVTLLYSPEVYNTNQPAQSGSRSSFVNRWIWGGSDPRYISNIGIDWDDIMKVIEKVNDNNETQGVGLLNFIESEINQWKQLIPDAKHSVLQLDYAAKNVTWESLYPEWIDEEEESDVPICPSLPTLKAPGIRFDLIAVKLPCRNEGNWSRDVGRLHLQLAAAVLAASVKGLHPVHLLFITECFPIPNLFTCKELVVREGNAWLYKPDLNALRQKVQLPVGSCELSLPLRGNELVYSGNIHREAYATILHSAHVYVCGAIAAAQSIRMSGSTRDLVILVDETISGYHRSGLEAAGWKIKTIQRIRNPKAEKDAYNEWNYSKFRLWQLTDYDKIIFIDADLLILRNIDFLFRMPEISATGNNGTLFNSGVMVIEPSNCTFKLLMDHINEIESYNGGDQGYLNEIFTWWHRIPKHMNFLKNFWFGDEEEVKQRKTMLFGAEPPILYVLHYLGMKPWLCFRDYDCNWNADIFQEFASDVAHEKWWRVHDAMPELLQQFCLLQSKQKAQLEWDRRQAEKANYTDGHWSIKVKDQRLKKCIDNYCSWKSMLKHWGETNWTEDEAFTPTPPAIATASLSGL, encoded by the exons ATGAGAGGAGCAATGGGTACTTCTCCTGGTGCTGTTGAAGCTAGACATCGTTTATCTGCATCCAT TGAAGACGTATACAAAAAAAGATTACAGAAAAACAAAGCTAAGCCTTTTCAAATCTCCATTCAAGATAGAAGTTCAAGGTGCAAGTTTCCTCTGCTGAAACTTGTCCTCCTAGTTGTCTTATCTGGCACTTTTGTAACCCTCTTATACTCTCCAGAGGTTTACAACACTAATCAGCCAGCTCAATCTGGTTCTAG GTCTAGTTTTGTGAACAGGTGGATATGGGGAGGCTCAGATCCTCGTTATATATCAAATATTGGCATTGACTGGGATGACATTATGAAAGTTATCGAGAAGGTCAATGACAATAATGAAACTCAGGGAGTTGGTCTTTTAAACTTCATTGAGAGTGAAATCAATCAGTGGAAGCAGCTTATTCCTGATGCCAAACACAGTGTTCTTCAACTGGACTACGCTGCAAAAAATGTGACATGGGAATCCTTATACCCAGAATGGATTGACGAGGAAGAAGAATCTGATGTTCCCATTTGTCCATCTCTACCAACGCTGAAAGCCCCTGGAATACGATTTGATCTCATTGCTGTTAAACTTCCCTGTCGGAATGAAGGGAATTGGTCCAGAGATGTGGGAAGGTTGCACTTGCAGCTTGCAGCTGCTGTTCTGGCAGCCTCTGTGAAAGGCTTGCATcctgttcatttgctttttattACCGAGTGCTTCCCAATACCAAATCTGTTTACTTGTAAGGAGCTTGTTGTACGTGAAGGGAATGCATGGCTATACAAGCCAGACTTGAATGCATTGCGACAAAAAGTCCAGCTTCCAGTGGGATCTTGCGAACTTTCACTTCCTCTCAGGGGCAATG AGCTGGTTTACTCGGGAAATATTCACCGAGAAGCTTATGCAACAATTCTCCATTCAGCTCATGTTTATGTTTGTGGAGCCATTGCTGCTGCCCAGAGCATCCGCATGTCTGGCTCCACACGAGACCTTGTCATACTTGTTGACGAGACAATCAGTGGATACCACAGGAGTGGACTCGAAGCCGCAGGGTGGAAGATTAAGACAATCCAAAGGATCAGGAATCCAAAAGCTGAGAAAGATGCCTATAATGAATGGAATTACAGCAAGTTCCGGCTATGGCAGTTAACAGATTATGACAAGATCATTTTCATTGACGCTGATTTGCTTATACTCAGAAACATTGATTTCTTATTTAGGATGCCAGAGATTTCTGCAACTGGGAACAATGGCACGCTTTTTAACTCTGGTGTAATGGTTATTGAGCCTTCAAACTGCACTTTCAAGCTTTTGATGGATCACATCAATGAGATTGAGTCCTACAACGGGGGAGACCAAGGATACTTAAATGAGATCTTTACATGGTGGCATAGGATTCCAAAACACATGAACttcttgaaaaatttctggtTTGGTGATGAGGAAGAGGTTAAGCAAAGGAAAACCATGCTCTTTGGCGCTGAGCCTCCAATTCTCTATGTTCTTCACTATCTGG GTATGAAGCCATGGCTGTGCTTCCGCGACTATGATTGTAATTGGAATGCTGATATATTCCAAGAGTTTGCAAGCGATGTTGCTCATGAAAAGTGGTGGAGGGTGCATGATGCAATGCCTGAGCTGTTGCAGCAGTTCTGTCTGCTGCAATCAAAGCAGAAGGCACAGCTAGAATGGGACCGAAGGCAAGCGGAGAAGGCAAACTACACAGATGGGCATTGGAGCATCAAAGTTAAGGATCAACGTTTGAAGAAATGCATAGACAATTATTGCTCCTGGAAGAGCATGTTAAAGCACTGGGGCGAGACAAATTGGACAGAGGATGAAGCTTTTACTCCAACACCACCTGCAATTGCAACTGCTTCTCTCTCTGGCTTGTGA